DNA from Thermoanaerobaculia bacterium:
GAGCATCGTCGAGGATCACCTCCCGCGGACCACGGCGACGATCCGGTTCGAGGACGGCTATCCGCCGATGGCGCCTTCCGACGGTAACCGTTCGCTCCTCGCCCTCTACGATCGCGTCAGCCGGGACCTCGGCCTCGGGCCGGTCGCGGCCACCGATCCGATGCACGCCGGCGCGGCCGACGTCGCGTTCGCCGCGGGCCGCGTGAAGATGGCGCTCGACGGCGTCGGCCTCTGCGGCACCGACGACCACACGGAACGGGAGACGGCGGATTTGTCGACCCTGCCCTCGCAGACGAAGAAGGCCGCGATCCTGCTCTGGCGCCTCGTCTCCTCTGTTTCGGCTAAATGAAGCTTCAAATCCTCTTTCCCATCCGCACCCCGGGGAGAGAGAGCCCGTCCCGCATCGCGGTCTCGAGCGGCCCGATCGCCTCGTAGCCCATCGCGGAGTAGAGAGCAACGCCCGGCAGCGTCGCGAGCAGCTCCGCACGGCGGAAGCCGGCCGCGTGCGCTTCCTCCTCGCAGCGCGCGAGGATCGCCCGGCCGACGCCTCGGCGCGCCCAGTCCGGCCGTACGTAGAACGCGCGGATGCGCGCGGCCTCCGTCGCCGGATCGAGCCGCGCGTCGGAAACGCCGCCCTTCCGCTGATCACCGCCAAAGAGCGTCGCCCGGCGGCTCCAGCCTCCGGCCCCGACGAGGCCGTCGGCCTCGGCGACGAGATACGTGCCGTCCTCGATCAACTGCGTGTCGACGCCGAAGACCTCCTCGAGCGCGGCCTCGATCTGCTCGCGGGAGTACCAGGGCGCCGAGAGCGCGCGCACCGAAAGAGGAATCAGCTCGCGCAGCTGCGGGACGTCGCCCCGAATCGCCCGGCGCAGCGTGAACACGGGAAAATTCTAGTCGAGAGGCCGGAGATCCGGAGACTCGCGACTCGTCCTCGCGACTCTGATAGAGTTCCCCGCCATCCGATCCGCGTCGACCAAACTCGGGCTCTTCGACGCCACGATGATCGTCATGGGCGGCATCGTCGGATCGGGCATCTTCATCAATCCCTACGTCGTCGCTCGCCAGGTGCGGACGCCGGTCCTCATCCTCGGCGCGTGGGCGCTCGGCGGCCTGATCGCGCTCGCCGGAGCCTTCATCTATGCGGAGCTCGCGACGCGCCTGCCGGAGGTCGGCGGCCAGTACGCGTACCTGCGCGAGGCTTACCATCCCGCGGTCGCGTTCCTCTACGGGTGGGTGCTCCTCCTCGTGATCCAGACCGGCGGAATGGCCGCCGTCGCCGTCACGTTCGCGGCGTACTTCCGGGAGCTGGCCGGCGGCGCGATCCCTCCTTCGGCGCTGGCCGCCCTCGTCCTCGCCGGCCTCGCGATCGTCAACTGCTTCGGCGTCCGTTCCGGCAGCTCCGTCCAGAGCGGCCTGATGGTCCTCAAGATCGTCGCGATCGCCGCGCTCGTCGCGGGCGGCGGATGGTTCCTGTTCCACGAAGGCGCCGCCTCCGCCGCGGCCGCCGCCCCCCCGGCCTCGCCGGCCGCTCCTGCCGGGACCCTCCGGGCGATGGGCGTGGCGATGGTGCCGGTCCTCTTCGCCTACGGCGGCTGGCAGACCTCGAGCTTCGTCTCCGAAGAGATCCGGGAGCCTCGCCGGAACCTCCCGCGCGCGCTCGTCCTCGGCGTCGCCGGGGTGATCGTGCTCTACCTCGGCGTGAATTACGTCTGCGTGTCGGTCCTGGGACCGGCGGGCCTCGCCGCCACGGCCACGCCGGCCTCGGCGGTCATGCAGCGGGCGTTCGGACGCGCCGGCTCCCGCTGGATCGCCCTCGGGATCGCGATCTCGGCGCTCGGCTTTCTCTCCCAGTCGATCCTCACGGCGCCCCGCGTGTACTACGCCATGGCGCGGGACGGGCTGTTCTTTCGTTGGGTGGGATGGCTCGACCCGCGGCACGGCGTCCCCACGGTCGCGATCCTGCTCCAGGCGGTCATGGCGATCGTGATCGCGCTGTCGGGCCGCTACGACCAGATCCTGAGCTACGTCGTCTCGATGGACTTCCTCTTCTTCGGCCTCACCGCCTCCTGTCTCTTCGTCTTCCGCCGCCGGGAAAAGAGAGGCGGCGCGCGGCGGGACTCCCGCTTCCCCGCTCTCGCGCGCGTGCCGGGGCACCCCGTCACGACCGCGCTCTTCGTCGCCGTCTCGTGGCTCGTCGTTGTGAGCACGATCGCCCGGTACCCCGTCAACACGGCGGTCGGGATGGGCATTCTCGTCGCCGGCATTCCGGTCTACCTCGCGTGGAGCCGCCGCAAGAAGGGACGCTCGTGAGCCTCCCCCGCCGGGAAGCCGGCTCGCCGTACATGGAGTGGTCGAAGCTCCGCTCCCATGCACGGTTCGATCTCGCGACGAGCGGCCTGTCGAACTACCCGTTGTCGCGCCTCCCCGTCCGGCTCGAGGACCTCGAGATCAACGGGGCGACGATCTACGGGTATGCGCCGCTGCAGGAGCGGCTCGCCCGGAAAACGGGCGCCCCGCCGGAGTCGATCGTCGCGGCCGCCGGAACGTCGATGGCGAATCACCTCGCCCTCGCCGCCCTCTTCGACCCCGGCGACGAGGTCCTGATCGAGCGGCCGACCTACGAGCTCCTCCCGTCGGCGGCCGCGTATCTCGGCGGGTCGGTCCGGCGCTTCGAGCGGCGCGCGGACGAAGGCTTCCGGCTCGACCCGCGCGAAGTCGAGCGCGCCATCACCCCGCGCACGCGGGCCGTCGTCGTGACGAACCTCCACAACCCTTCCAGCGTGCGGGCGGAGGAGGACGCGCTGCGCGACATCGGGGCGATCGCGCAGCGAAGCGGAGCGGCGGTCCTCGTGGACGAGGTCTATCTCGAGACCGCCTTCGACGGCTTCCGCTCCGCGTTCTTCCTCGGAGGAAATTTCGTCGCGACCGGCAGCCTCACGAAGGCCTACGGCCTCTCGGGCCTTCGCTGTGGATGGATCCTCGCGCCGCCGGAGCTCGCGCGCCGGATGTGGCGCATCAACGACCTCTACGGCGCCACACCGGCGCACCCGGCGGAGCTCCTTTCCGTCGCCGTCCTGGACCACATCGCGGAGATCGCCGCGCACGCGAGGGCCCAGCTCGATCGCAACCGCGCGCTCCTCCATCAGTTCCTCGACACGCGGCCCGATCTCGACGCGGCGCGGACCGAAACGGGAACGACCTCCTTTCCTCGGCTCGGGTCCGGCGGAGTGGGAGCGTTCTGGCGTCTCCTGCGGGAGAAATACGACACGAGCGTCGTCCCGGGGGAGTTCTTCGAGATGCCCGACCGCTTCCGCATCGGAATCGGGGGCGAGACGCCGGAGGTCGAGGAGGGGCTTCGGCGGATCGCGGCCGCACTCGACGAGATCGTCCCGTGAGCCGGCAGCGGCCGATCGGCCGTCGCCGGCCGCCGGCCCTTGCCGCGGCATTCGCGATGCTCCTCGGCCTGGCCGCGGCGGCGCCCGCCGCCGCGCCGCCGGCCGCGCCGGCGATCCTCGCCGACGTGGTCCTCGATCCGAACGCGCCCGCGATCCTCGCCGACGCCGGCGACCTCCGCGCGCACTACGCCGTCCCGATCGTCGAGGGAGGCTCCGTCTACACGGAGGTCAAGGGAGGGGCCTACACGCATTCGTCCGAGTGGGAAACCCAGGCATGGGGCGTCCGGCGGTGGGACTGGAAGGACGGCGCCCTCGTCGAGAGCTGGACCCGGTGGAGCGACTGGACGCCCGTGCCGTACGCCCAATTCGGGACCAATCCCTACGGCTCCGGCCCCCTCTGGGAGCCGGTGTTCCAGCCGGCCGCTCGCGGAGATTTCCTGTACGTTCCCGGCGCCGGAGGGACGATCGACGAGATCCGGAAGGAGGACGGCGCCCTCTCGGCCCGCATCCGGCCGTTCGGAACAGCGCCCGATCCTCGAATGTTCCTGACGGGCCCGGTCGTCTCCTCCGACGCGGGCGTCTATTTCAACGTGATCGCTCTCGACGCGGAGAACCCCTGGAACGCCGACACGCCGGGTTCGTGGCTCGTCCGAATCGCGCCCGGCGGCGCGGTCTCGACTCTCGCCTACGCGGATCTTTCCGGCGCGCCCGCGGCGGACGCCGCCTGCGAGATCGCCTTTCCCACGGCGCAGCTTCCGTTTCCTCCGTCGCGCGACGCATCTCCTCCCACGATCCCCTGCGGATCGCCGCGGCCGGCCGTCGGCGCCGGCCCGGCGGTCGGTGACGACGGCACGGTGTACGCCGTCGCCCGCTCGCATTTCGACGGCCGGTGGGGATGGGTCGTCGCGCTCGGACCGGACCTCGGTTTCCGGTGGGCCGCCTCGCTTCGGAACCGGCTCGCCGACGGGTGCGGCTTCGCCGTCCCCCCGACCGGCGGACCGGGAGGCTGCCGCGAAGGCGCGCTTCCCGGCGTCGACCCCGAGACGAACCAGATGCCCGCGGCGATCGTCGACGACAGCTCGTCGGCGGCTCCGGTCCCGACGCCCGACGGGAGCGTTCTCTACGGCGCAGCGACGCGCTACAACTTCGCGCAGGGGCACCTGATGAAATTCGGCACGGGCGGGACCTTCCTCGGCTCCTACGGGTTCGGGTGGGACACGACGCCGGCGGTGTATGCGCACGACGGGACGTACGCGATCCTTCTCAAGGAGAACCGGTACGACGTCGGCGCGTACTGCGGCTTCTCCCCGTTCTGTCCCGCGTCCCGGGCCGCGATCTATCCGGACGACCCCGACGCGTATTTCGTGACGCGGCTCGATCCCTCCCTCGCGCCCGAATGGCGGTTCCGGAACACGAACACGCAGTCGTGCTCGCCGCGGCCCGACGGGTCGCTCGCTTGCGTCGCCGACCATCCGCGCGGATTCGAACTCTGCGTCAGCCTCGTCGCCGTCGGCGAAGACGGCAGCGTCTACGCCAACGCCGAGGACGGGAACCTCTATGCCATCGGCTCCGGAGGAGCCCTGCGGGGACGCGTCTTCCTCGAATCGGCCGAAGGCGCCGCTTACACGCCGGTCGTCCTCGCCGACGGCGTGGTCTACGCGCAGAACCTCGGCCACCTGATCGCGGTCGACGCCTCCGCGATGCGGGGCTGCGCTCCGCCGGGGGCGCCGTCCGCGGGCCGGCCCCCGATCTGCGCGGGACCGACATCGTCACCCGCTCTCGTCGAACCGAGGCCCTGACCGAAAAAGAAGCGCGCCGCGACCCGCGGCGCGGAAAGCGCGGCCTACTTCGGGCAGTCCCCGAGCCGCTTCGCCGTGGTGTGGATCTTCATCTTCATCGGGCCGTGCGGCCCTCCCGCGGCCTCGAGGTGGACCGTCATCTCGTAACCGCCCGCCTCGTAGGTCATCTCCCCGGTCCCTTTCGTTCCCGACTTGCACGTCATCGACCACGACACGTGGTTCGCCGCCGACTTCATGTCCGTCATCTCGCAATCCCTGTTCCGTCCCTGGCCTTCCTGCGCGAGCTTCTTGTAGTCCTTGACGTCCTGGTCGCTGTAGCAGTGCGTCATCGTCGTCGGCGGGATCTGACGATCCAATCCCTCCATCGTCATCTCCGTTTTCATCTCGTACTGGCCCGGGCGGAGCGTGGGCTCGGCGGCGAGCGCCGGGAAGGAAAGGATCGCGGCGGCGGCGACGGCAAGGGCGGTGCTTCGGGGAGATCGCATGTTTCCTCCTCGTTTGAATGATGCGAGTCCGCGGGAGTCTATCGCGGCGGCAGGGCCGCCGCCAGACGGCCGGCGTGCGTCCGCCCGCGCGGGAGTAAGCTCCCGGCAAGAGGAGAGGAACCATGAACGAAGGAATCACGCGCCGGCGATTCGCGGGGACCGTCGGCGCCGCCCTCGGAGCCTCGCTCGTCCGCCCTGCCGGCGCCGCCGCGGCGCTCGCCGCCGCTCACCGCCTCCCGAAGGAGGCGATCCGGCTCTCCGCCAACGAGAACCCGTACGGACCGTCCGAGAAGGCCCGCGAGGCGATCGCCCGCTCCGCCGCCGTCGGACACCGATACCCCGACGATCTCACCCGGCGCGTGCGGGACGCGATCGCCCGCCGCCACCGCGTCGCCCCGGAGGAGGTCCTCCTGGGATGCGGTTCGTCGCAGATCCTCCAGATGGCCGACGCCGCGTATCTCGGGCCGGGCCGGAAGGTCGTGGCCGCCGAGCCCACGTTCGAAGCGGTGCTGGCTTACGCGGCGGTCCTGCACGCCGAACCCGTGAAGGTCCCGGAAACGCCGGAGTTCCGCCACGATCTCGACCGGATGGCGGCCGCGTGCGACGCCTCGACGGGGCTCGTCTACGTCTGCAACCCGAACAATCCCACGGGAACCGTCGTCGGCGGGAGGGATCTCTCCCGATTCCTCGCGCGCGTGCCGCAGACGACGACCGTGCTCGTCGACGAGGCGTACCACGACTTCGTCGAAGACCCCGGTTACCGGTCGGCGCTCGAGCTCCTTCCCGAATTTCCGAACGCCGTGGTCGCCCGGACCTTCTCGAAGATCTACGGGCTCGCCGGAATGCGCCTCGGATACGCCGTCGCCTCGGCGGACAAGATCCGCGCCCTCGGGGAGTTCGCCTCCTGGGACAACGTCAACGCCGCCGCGCTCTCCGCCGCGCTCGCGAGCCTCGAGGATCCCGAGCTCGTCCCGTCCCGCCGCCGAACCCTGAACGGCACGCGCCGCGAGCTCTGCGCCGAGCTCGAACGGGACGGCCGCCGGTACATCCCCTCGCAGGCGAACTTCGTGATGATCGACGTCGGGGCCGACGTCGATCCCGTGATCCGCGAGTTCCGGGAGCGCGGCATTCACGTCGGCCGGCGATTCGCCTCGATGCCGAACTGGCTCCGGGTCTCGATCGGGACGCCCGAGGAGATGCGCGCGTTCCTCGCGGCGTTCCGGGAGATCGTCCCGGGAAGGCGGGCGGCCTGAAAAGAGACGGGCGGAAG
Protein-coding regions in this window:
- a CDS encoding GNAT family N-acetyltransferase, coding for MFTLRRAIRGDVPQLRELIPLSVRALSAPWYSREQIEAALEEVFGVDTQLIEDGTYLVAEADGLVGAGGWSRRATLFGGDQRKGGVSDARLDPATEAARIRAFYVRPDWARRGVGRAILARCEEEAHAAGFRRAELLATLPGVALYSAMGYEAIGPLETAMRDGLSLPGVRMGKRI
- a CDS encoding amino acid permease encodes the protein MRSASTKLGLFDATMIVMGGIVGSGIFINPYVVARQVRTPVLILGAWALGGLIALAGAFIYAELATRLPEVGGQYAYLREAYHPAVAFLYGWVLLLVIQTGGMAAVAVTFAAYFRELAGGAIPPSALAALVLAGLAIVNCFGVRSGSSVQSGLMVLKIVAIAALVAGGGWFLFHEGAASAAAAAPPASPAAPAGTLRAMGVAMVPVLFAYGGWQTSSFVSEEIREPRRNLPRALVLGVAGVIVLYLGVNYVCVSVLGPAGLAATATPASAVMQRAFGRAGSRWIALGIAISALGFLSQSILTAPRVYYAMARDGLFFRWVGWLDPRHGVPTVAILLQAVMAIVIALSGRYDQILSYVVSMDFLFFGLTASCLFVFRRREKRGGARRDSRFPALARVPGHPVTTALFVAVSWLVVVSTIARYPVNTAVGMGILVAGIPVYLAWSRRKKGRS
- a CDS encoding pyridoxal phosphate-dependent aminotransferase — its product is MSLPRREAGSPYMEWSKLRSHARFDLATSGLSNYPLSRLPVRLEDLEINGATIYGYAPLQERLARKTGAPPESIVAAAGTSMANHLALAALFDPGDEVLIERPTYELLPSAAAYLGGSVRRFERRADEGFRLDPREVERAITPRTRAVVVTNLHNPSSVRAEEDALRDIGAIAQRSGAAVLVDEVYLETAFDGFRSAFFLGGNFVATGSLTKAYGLSGLRCGWILAPPELARRMWRINDLYGATPAHPAELLSVAVLDHIAEIAAHARAQLDRNRALLHQFLDTRPDLDAARTETGTTSFPRLGSGGVGAFWRLLREKYDTSVVPGEFFEMPDRFRIGIGGETPEVEEGLRRIAAALDEIVP
- a CDS encoding DUF3617 family protein — protein: MRSPRSTALAVAAAAILSFPALAAEPTLRPGQYEMKTEMTMEGLDRQIPPTTMTHCYSDQDVKDYKKLAQEGQGRNRDCEMTDMKSAANHVSWSMTCKSGTKGTGEMTYEAGGYEMTVHLEAAGGPHGPMKMKIHTTAKRLGDCPK
- the hisC gene encoding histidinol-phosphate transaminase — encoded protein: MNEGITRRRFAGTVGAALGASLVRPAGAAAALAAAHRLPKEAIRLSANENPYGPSEKAREAIARSAAVGHRYPDDLTRRVRDAIARRHRVAPEEVLLGCGSSQILQMADAAYLGPGRKVVAAEPTFEAVLAYAAVLHAEPVKVPETPEFRHDLDRMAAACDASTGLVYVCNPNNPTGTVVGGRDLSRFLARVPQTTTVLVDEAYHDFVEDPGYRSALELLPEFPNAVVARTFSKIYGLAGMRLGYAVASADKIRALGEFASWDNVNAAALSAALASLEDPELVPSRRRTLNGTRRELCAELERDGRRYIPSQANFVMIDVGADVDPVIREFRERGIHVGRRFASMPNWLRVSIGTPEEMRAFLAAFREIVPGRRAA